Below is a window of Poecilia reticulata strain Guanapo linkage group LG8, Guppy_female_1.0+MT, whole genome shotgun sequence DNA.
atattttgaagaactgctTCTGTTTTGGTTGGGTTTTCCATTTTGGTTTGTCGGTAAGGCTTCCCAACTGATTCCTGTTCTGGTGTTAAGATAAGCAACCACACCAGACAGATATTCatggatgaaaacatctgactgaACAATGCAAAACCTACATATtcaagaattaaagcaaagatGTGGCcccaaagtaaaataaagagcAAGAAGGACagaatgtacatatttttaaacatcaaaagaggaaaaatctaaattgattAGCCTGCAGGAATATCAGGAATGCAGCATTCTCCATTTTAATGTGGTCCAAGAAATGTCAGATAGAGTTTATAGAGTCTTCATGTTCCTCAGTGAACCCTAACAAGGTAAGGTCATTTTACTTATATAGCacgttttcagcaacaaggcaatacaagtGCTTGGAGTTAGGGTTAGggttcagcttgttttaagcaagTTTAAACATGCTTCAGATGTTTCATTCATACTCTTAGACAGGAAAGTGGCAAGAAATTAACCAGAATTTTCAGCTCAATCGGCTCTATAACCTTTGGTTAGAAACTTAAACTGATCTTTTTCACAGGAGCTAGCAGTTTGTACCGATTCTTTTTTTTGCGTCGTCATTCACGCGATAATGATGCGAGAGAAGTTAGACTTTAGAAGAAGAATGTAGACGTAACACAGCAGTACGCCGTTTAtggaagaaataataaatgccGTCATCTGTAGATAAATTTTGAAGTTTATTCAACGATAGGAACCGTCAGTAGATAAAGGAAGATAATAAAAAGACAGCACAATTAAAAGCAGCAGCCTTTTGTGGAGCACTGACTGCAGCTTTTGAAGAGAAGCTTGTTTAGATGTGTAGTCAGAGGTAagagtggtgggattgtgaCTGACACAGACCTCTTTCAAATgttcataaatataattttcaacCATTGTTTACATCCGGATTTATCACAAATTATGATTAAGAAAGAACCATACAAATCTCAATAACAGTCTTTctaattaaagcaacatttctcttgtaattttaagatgttcttcTGGTGAAGTTGCatctttatttacaaatattaacactgttaaaccttttttttttttttttactttttaactgtCGTACAACTCACAGATGGGATGATACAacccactttttgaaaatattttcagtcatttggAATTTCTATgtttagtagaaaaaaaaaaagcaagaaaatctgatggtaggaaaaaaaacaaaaaatttttttaaagccacatCTCGAAGCCGTACTCCAAACTTAACCAAACTCACCAGGATGCTTTTGTACATGTTGCCGTTGTCGAGTCCCAGGTCCACGCTGACCCGGATGATGCAGGAGTCGCAGCCCTGCTGGTTGTACATGGGCAGGGACGTCATGGAAATGGAGCGCTTGTGGTGGGGGGACGGGTGAGCACCGGGTTGGGCGGCAGCGGCCGCCGGGTCTGTACCGCACAGGTCGGTGCTGCAGTCCGACGAGGAACCAGACGGAGACTCTAGAGAGGAAGCCGCCGAGGGGCAAGGGAAggacgaggaagaggaagaggaggaggaggaagaaaacgcCTCGGATACGTTGTTGTAGGAGCTGTGGAAGGACTAGAGAGGAAAAgcagggagaaaataaaataaactttcttgaatggtgtttaaatattaaacaccCCTTTGCTCTACtaattagaaatgcataaatgtTGTGTTTGCTTCAAGAGGACGACTGTTTGAGAAACAGAGCGCATTCTGTTGGAGACACAGAATGACTTGGCTTTCAACAAAGACCATCACTGTTAGCACTAGAGACAATAGATACAAGACAGAGACAATGGGCTTTCATCTAAGAACAGagacacactctcacacacatacgcatgcacgcatgcacacacacacacacacagagagagagatggttACCTGTAGTTTAATAGAACATGTTGTGTTTGGGGAAGAAAGATCCTCCATCTCAGATCCACTGGATCCAGAGGATGAAAGGCTGATCTGGTCAGCGGGGAGTTTCTTAGTGGTCTCACTCACCGACCTGAAGCTGAGGGGGAAAAACCTCATTAAGGATGCTGCAGCAAACCAACTGAACCAGAAGAATAACAACATTACACAAGCTGTTAATCAACATTTGATTCTTATCTAAATGTACGTAAATAAACCAGATGAGCGCTGTAAATCATGAGCATCAACTTCTGGTTTGAATACGCAAACATAAGCTAAAGCACTGcggaaaagtattcacatccttTCAACAGCTCCATGTTTGATTACgcaacaaccacaaacttcaatgtattttattaggactTCAGATCAAGACGAAGTGtagcataattgtgaaatggaaggaaggTAATTAGAGCGCTAATTTCAAATAattacaaagattttaaaaattttaatgcctttttttttttataatataaaaacatcctgagctggaacctttgtattcatGTTTTTGGTACGGCTGTAAATCCGATGCGCAAGCTGATTTCCTCGGCTCAGTGGGGTTTGCTCTTGGTGTCTAAAACCGATCTGATGGGACGCTGGGAAACACTACTGTtatgttcaagttgtgctaaaaggagttagcctagcGTCGAAGCTTTTCAAGACTAAAATAGCATCCTGATGCTCAACAGGTCGTAGCAGGACAAGTCTGAACagacagccagagctacaaccCAAACCAGCTTCAGATAGGTTGCTAGCTATGAGGGGAAGAAATTTCAACCTCCTTCTGTGAGAAGGTAGTAGAAACAAACTGCCCCATTCGCTTCTCAGTCCTCTACTCCTTTTTATTGCTCTAttgcataaaatataattaaaatctGTTGTGGGGTGCGACTGTgacaaagtttaaaaaggtCAATGAGTCTGACTACTTTTCCGAGACGTTGTATGCAGTGTGACACTCACAAGGAGAGTTTCTTTGTGATAGAGCGGTTGCTCCAGGAATTCGGTGAACAAGCGTCCACTGGAGGCTCCAGCTGCTTTGACATTTCATagctgtaaaataaagaaaataaaaatagaaaacacaaggAAGTATTGAATTTTCACGCAATTTGAATCTCCAAATCAAACATCCtccatttcttttattcttttatgcataaaaaaggttttaaaaagcaacttctGTAGTGCACAGCAACCAAATCTTTACTATACTCAAGCAGGGATGCGTGTGATTTTGTCACATGTCaaagggggaaataaaaaaaatatttttggctcACCTCTCCTGATCTGTGAGCAGTTTGTATCCATGCAGCCAAGCGGAGATTTTGGGATGTTTGGGGAGGTTGTACTGGGAACAGGACGCCTGCAGCACGCGGATCTGCGACAGGACGTCAAACTCCTGCGTGGGAAACAAGAAATGTTGACGGTGAGACGATGAGAGCAAGGCAAAACGCGCCGCTGGATGTCAGGACTTCAAGTTGCATAATCTGGCCCGAAGCAACAAGGTTGCAGTTGCAGCACTTAAGAAAGTCACATGAGAACTCCAGCTTCGAATATGAAGTCAGGTTTATGTTTAACTTTCTGTTAACTCTGACAATACATAATGTACTGCTCTACTATCTACTACATACTCATCGAGCATGTAGAGAAATGTCACATAAAGAAGAATCCACTAAATGACAGGAGCTACTtaccctcctcctcttctcaaAGTTTATAAGTCCATCCTGTTGGGAGAGTGGATTATtagtattttcatttattacataaatCAATGATTAATTTGGTAGAAGAAAGCCTaactaagttgtttttttctaaatattaaccATGTTGGTAAAAGTACAACAAATAGCTTTCTTGAGCAACTGCAATTTCTTCACACATCTTTGGGgtcaatttgtttgtttttttaaagtgaattattGTAACTGCTACACAGCTGATTTTACAAGCTCAAAACTTCAATAGCGTTTAtaagcataattttaaaaatctaattagtgacattattttattttattctaaaagggcagcattttttctttatcaaactAAGCTTTAATTAGTGTTAAAACCACCATTATTGCTTCTCTAAATTGTTAATGATCTACATGCAACAAAAAGCTGATGTTACAAGAAACTCAAAAGTATTTTTCCCGATGGGAAAAAGCGACATTTTTAACTGTTAGCAGctcaagctaatgctaacaaaACCCTCAGCTGATGTAGCAAAGAGCAAGACTTCAGTAGACAACAAGAAGGAATATGTCACAATAAATATGTCAGTTTCATTTGCTTTAAGGTTCATTCTGTCTGATATTGAGTGCACTGCTTGAAAATTGAGTCCTAAAGAAAGTTAAGAGCACCAATTCTTAACAGCTACTAATGCTAACCATGCTAACTGGTAATAAAAAGATGCTTAAGCCAGCCTGAAATGTagaatttttatcatttttgtttttaaataactgaaataaaacccattttttaaatgcatgctTTTAGTAAATATGCTGCTTagcagtttattgtttttttgtttgttttgaggtttGGTGCATGTGTTgcctagcaaaaaaaaaaaaaaaagacgagctGGCAGAAAAATTGTAACTAACTGGTTCGCTTTTCATCTAcactgttttactttaaaaattaacaaaaaatgaagATATTACACTTTTAGCTTCAGACAAGATCACAGTTTTCATGAGTCCAGATCTAGAGCAACAAGTGGCACCTTGGCTCACTTAATATATTAAACAATGAAACATCGTTTCATTCTTTTGTTCTGTGCTCTAATGAAATTCACTGGCCCTTCTGGTAAATTTTATCTAGAACtatcaataaaatgttcaagTATTCCAGCATAAAAGTACCATGGTTTACCTCTGTGGTGTCGGGTAGAGCCGTGTCCAACATGGTGAGGACAGTCAGATAGGTGCCCAGGTAAGGAACCACTCCACTTGAGGTACTCTGTAAACAAGCCATATGTAGAAACCCATTAAAGTTACAGCAGCAGGTTTATTCTCCCTTTACTTTTACTCTAAAACCAGTTTtattcgttttttttgtttccatggGCTTGTTTCACAGTGACAGATCTAAACATGACAATGTTCACACCAGGACTGAAGGCAGTCAGCGGAACCTCTCATATTACCACCCAGAAGAATGTGGTCAGGACCCCATGAAAACCCCCCGTCTGGTCTATTATTACTGACCTATAATCCTATTGACCTGACGCCATTTGAAACCCGCTCAGCGCCGAGCGTAGCTAAAAATAGTTTTGGGTTCCAGTCACGTTCCAGAAAGGGAAATCAACCCTGGCGGGGCTCTTTCAGAGGCGTGGAGTATGAGGGGGATTTGCATGAATCTTCTGCCTCATATGAAAATGACTCAAAGATGAAAGGCCAAGTGATACGGAGCACCGGCTTAATAgggctctcttttttttttctctctttctttattCGTATTTAGATATAGCTTACCATCTGCCGGGGAAGTTGACACTTCTTGCTTAACTTTGGAGAAACATTATCCACATTGGCTTGGCTTCCGTCCTGTTGATGACAATCAAAGCTGTGCTCAGTTTAAGGTTAGAAGCAGTTCCACTGGCAAAAAGGAAGAGCTTTTATCACACATTAGCCTGGACATCCTGTTTAACAGTTAATTGTTaggttcttcttcttttttttctccaaaaggaTTGAAGTTCATTTCCAATGTACCTGAGCGCTTTTATCCATAAGCAAATAGGCTTAGGTTGGGAATACATATGAATGCCAGTGTTTACATAGATAAGAGGTCTGCCTGAAAAATGTAAGGCAATCAAGAGAAGGTATTGTGGGGCAACAAACACTAGCTGTTTAGCTGCTGGGTACAGAAAGAGCAAGGGATCTGATGACTTTAGGGTTCTTTATTAGCGCTGGACAAAAGACGTCTATGACGCAGCTCCCTAAAGAAAGTCACGGAGAGAAGAGTGAGACGGGAACATGATGTGCTCAAGGCCCCTTGTTTGCTATTCATAACCATTTCTGCAAACATTAACTCAAAAGGGaatctttttaaagattaaaagagTGGCATTTGTGTTCAAGGAGATAATCTTTGCACCTTGTTCATGAGCTAacattctgagtttttttttttttttgcctgttcaAGATCCAAATCTGTAATTctaggttattttttttatataaaaccaattcatattttattaaaattctgTATGGGGGCAAATTGTAATCGGCAGGTCATGAATTTTAAAGAgcgaccagaaaactgcaattgctGCAGCCCGAATATTAAGGATTTGTACCTTACTTAACATTCAACATGTACTGGTTACTGGTATTAAGGcatgttaaagttttaaaaagttYATATTTTAAAATTGATACTGTTATACATTGAACAGTTTAACGTCTGGACCTTGAATTCTGAATACTCTAATAGTCATACAGTGGTACAACACTGCCGATCAGATGGCTGAAAGAAGGTTACTGCAGTTTATCACAGGCTAACAAGAAATTAGCCTGTGATAGTTCTGTTTGCCAAAATACATGTAGAATCATGACGGGGGAACCAAGATAGCACCAGCATTAAGAAGGAATAACTGTGACTATTCTGTTATTATTAATTGTCTTCCACTGTTTTAGAccatatttttgcatttttagattaaagtgTTTCAGTAAAAACgataaaatgtcatatttttttcaaccaTGGTTAACACTATTGAGAATCTCATACCAACTTTATTAAACGGGGTCTGTCCACTTAAGGGAAGGTTTAGATTGAGGTCCgtttttggccgataccaatttttcTTTGGTCTGAAAAGTCAAAGTTGATAGATTGTCTGCCTACATGCTGACATTAAAAGGGACAATAACTGATTTTCAGTCCTTTGTGGATGTTGCCAAGATCAGCTACTCATGGCCAATAACTGATCTACCAAAATTAAGGAagtctgggacaatttattgatACACCAGCAGTGCTGATTTTCATGAGCTGGGTATATGAGGGTTATCTCTGCAAAcatgatgtgtttttctcacCTCCACCAGGAGCTCTCTGTTGGTCAGAACACAGTTCTCGTCCGGCAACGTCTCCCAGAGATTATCAAACGTGGCCATGCTGTCTCTGCAAACAGGGACCAAGACAACATGAAGACAACAGCTGTGGGTTGTTCTAACATTATCTACAgtaagcatttttaaagttttccaaaGTTTAACTTGTTTGCACGGTAAGCATTTTAGTTGAAGCTTAGCACCAAACTAGTGAGCTTTTAACTCAGTTCACGACCTGAGCTAAAATATGGGTCATGAACCAAAGGAGACGTTTGCTGACTCGCCCAATCAAGTTTCACAGAATTGCACCCATTAGCAGGTTGATGTCCTTGTTAAGCAGCTGTTATGTAGAGAAAACCTATTTACGACCTTGGAGACGGGCCAAAGAGTGAAGATAGcctttgaaatgaaataaaatagataGATGATCAAAAACCCCACCTGCTGACGGCTGCCCAGGTCTTCCTCAGCCTGTAAACGGCATTCGAGTGCAGGGCAGAAAGGATCGCCTTGAGGGAGGAGAAGTTCTTCAAGCGACGACattcctgcaaaacaaaacagactccTGTTATTTCAATGTTTCTCCAGCTCTATGCTAACCAGGTTGGTATGAGATCTTCAAAGTGTGATGCACTTttgggaaaacatgcaaaggtTCCATGGTACTATAACCTATTGTTATTCTTAGTCGTTCTAGACTAAGAAGTGTAGCCGATTGATCCACCTGCAGTCTGCTAAGCCACTCATGGCTTATCTGTTGAGATATTTTTCACAGcagatatttttccaaaaagtggcactaaaaaacacacatgatGTCTCTggacaacagaaacaaaaagaaaaaactaccACCGCACTCACAGGTGTTTGCATGTTGTGTTTgacaactgtttatttttacttctcgGAGTTACCTGGCTACTAGAACCCACCTGTGCCACTTTGATCCACTTCTCAATGATGCGAGCCCTCTGGGCTGGAGTTGTAGCAGGCGACCCAGAGGAGCCGTTAGCTGGTTCTGCAGACTGGGAGAGCAGCGACACGATAACCCTGTTGGTCAACGTGTTGAACTGCGTGATGGTGGCTCGGATGGTGGGAgacatgttttccttcttgTCTCTCTGGGACCACACGCAGCCCAGACACTGGTAGGGCACCACTTTGACAAACAGGGCCTGGAAAGGTCAAGGAAGCCCACCGTCAGCCTTTAAAGCATCAGATATGGGCAATATTTAATAACGAGACATGAAAAATATCCAGTGACGCACAGAGTCCATTTGAGTGAGCTGCTCAGCAATGGCTGAGGCGGAGAAATCCATGATGCTGCCCTGATCCAGAGAGGTTTCACATCCTGAATCCTCACTGGCAGACTCTTCCTCCCCTTGATCAAGACCAGCAGCAACATTTGACAATGCtcctgaaatttaaaaaaagggggaaaaaaaccactGTTACTAAAGGGAACTTAACGTGTTTCCCACCACAATTACTGTCAAGAAGATCAACTGTGTCATCGTAGCCAAAGGAAAAGTTGTGGAATAAAAAGGTCACCTTCGTCTTTCTGGAACTTTCTGAGCAGCTCCTCGGCTTGTCCGGCCAGTGAGCAGAAGTTCGGCTGGCTGCGCATGCTGCCGTGCACGGCGGAGCTGATCCTCAGGTGatccagcagcaggaggagagcCGGGTGCAGCGGAGGGTCCCTGAAGTCCTCGTTGTACTCATCCAACCACGTCTGGATGAACGTCAACAGGAGgctggagagagggagagagagcagaGCGCATGGAGGGAAACTTTACCAAccacaaaaaaaccacaacaaaccTCAAGCTGGGACATTTTCCACCCACCTCCTGCAGTAACCTGCATTGTTGACATCTGAAGAGGCGCTGTCCCTgtaagcaaattttaaaaaaatcaaaagtcagCCTCTTTCTTTCTATCTTCTAAAATCTTTTGATTATCATTTGCACCCGCCTACTCCCCAACGTTAAACCCAGGCGACGCATAATGGCTGTTGTTGGGAGCTTCCAGCTAATGAGCACCTGCTCGGCACCAATCACATCAAAGCCGGGACGAGAGGCTCGCTTTATCGGTGGGAACATCAAACACCAGGCTCCTCTCAAAACATGGGGACCGGGCATGAATAAACAtaagaggttttgtttttccaagactgatttatgctttcttttgtcctggaaaataaactgacattGGTTCCTAGGAGCATTCATGccctttgaaagtttttttttgttttttgtccccATTAGACTTTATACAATTAGAACCTGAAGTAGAGGTGCAGTGATTTTGTTTAGCCAGCCGATCGATTGGTACCGACTTCCTTAATTTTGAGTGGTGGGCAGATACTAGTATGTGAATACTTGCCAACTTCGTGACTCTTTCGCTAcattcagcaaaaataaataaataaaaattaaaaataattttttttttcttaaataaaaaaaaaaaaatctgtgatcAACCAGAATACTGCGATCAGTGCGCCCTCAACCAGAAGGTTTCACCccttttttagagaaaattagctcaaactcagtcagactggatgaatCTGTgaacatcattttaaaagtacTGTCACAGATTCTTGTAATGGATTAAAACTTTGACCAGGCCATTTTGGCACAAAACTGTCAATCTAAATCAttccattctttttttcccactgtaTTGGTGTTGTTGCACTGGTGGAAAAATACTTGATGAGATTTGGTTTTTCCAGTGTATCTGTGTGTTTACAGAactttaagtttgttttgctaaaaaaaatatcactggaaaaagttttctttttaactctaCATCTCCAAACTTGAGATGGAATGTTTGGAGATTTCCATCTCCAAACATTTTGTGCCGTCCGCTCTGAATGGGCTGTACTTTTTACACCTCTGTTGACCGCACAGAATCCAAAAGACCAGATGAAAACAGACAGTAGCCAGCTCAGAGTGGTACAAAGGAGGCAGCTGTACCTCTGGAAGAGCAGCTCTAAGAGCGCCGTGGTGCTGGTGTAGGTCCGGTAGGTGGAGAGGAAGATCCGGCTGTAGTCCGGgtcctggctgctgctgctgtccagcAGGTGACTTATGAGCAAGTCCAGCTTGGCAGCCTTCAGACGCCGCACCTTGCAGGTCCGGTACTGGACAAAACCGCAGCAGGAGCTCGTCTCACTGGGGCCGGGCGAGGACGGGTCCGGCTCCCGGCGCAGCGTCACCCCGTACACCACGCCGTCCTCCTTCTCCTCACCCCACTCCTGCACTGgattctggagaaaaaaaaaaacaatcaagttGGGGGGGAAGAGGGGGAAGAATCCAAAAACTAAAAAGGTACAGAGTAACATGTTCAAATATAGATCAAGTTATGTTTGCAGTTACAACAGAAGGGTCAGAGGGTGAGCTCAGCAAACAAGA
It encodes the following:
- the LOC103468342 gene encoding ral guanine nucleotide dissociation stimulator-like 1 produces the protein MGKWELTMNPVQEWGEEKEDGVVYGVTLRREPDPSSPGPSETSSCCGFVQYRTCKVRRLKAAKLDLLISHLLDSSSSQDPDYSRIFLSTYRTYTSTTALLELLFQRDSASSDVNNAGYCRSLLLTFIQTWLDEYNEDFRDPPLHPALLLLLDHLRISSAVHGSMRSQPNFCSLAGQAEELLRKFQKDEGALSNVAAGLDQGEEESASEDSGCETSLDQGSIMDFSASAIAEQLTQMDSALFVKVVPYQCLGCVWSQRDKKENMSPTIRATITQFNTLTNRVIVSLLSQSAEPANGSSGSPATTPAQRARIIEKWIKVAQECRRLKNFSSLKAILSALHSNAVYRLRKTWAAVSRDSMATFDNLWETLPDENCVLTNRELLVEDGSQANVDNVSPKLSKKCQLPRQMSTSSGVVPYLGTYLTVLTMLDTALPDTTEDGLINFEKRRREFDVLSQIRVLQASCSQYNLPKHPKISAWLHGYKLLTDQESYEMSKQLEPPVDACSPNSWSNRSITKKLSFFRSVSETTKKLPADQISLSSSGSSGSEMEDLSSPNTTCSIKLQSFHSSYNNVSEAFSSSSSSSSSSSFPCPSAASSLESPSGSSSDCSTDLCGTDPAAAAAQPGAHPSPHHKRSISMTSLPMYNQQGCDSCIIRVSVDLGLDNGNMYKSILLTSQDKTAQVIQRALEKHHLEHMNPQDFTLSQIMSQQKELLVPDKANVFYAMSTTANFDFVLRLYRKGKKQPLRPTASLNRFAR